A single Mytilus trossulus isolate FHL-02 chromosome 12, PNRI_Mtr1.1.1.hap1, whole genome shotgun sequence DNA region contains:
- the LOC134692220 gene encoding sodium-dependent glucose transporter 1-like, translating into MNDMEMRHTKDNLESQEYTQREKTVKTLFLICSMFALGLEQELTGTTLKDLIILTNSNYEVMARAMVGSSVGYIILAVLGGPLVDRFGGYCDLMVALCLSVSALATLLTPYTPLFGVLWALFCVRGMCAGLQNIAGQTILIGLWKEKATGPLHVLHFGYGIGAIIVPLILNPFLAVLSPDSTNETSSIGQILNVTDQHIPLKNDNETISQYLKVSRIKTGYLIVAIIVASVATVFVFYQFCYRRIIHVSIKTVKGKIKIRELAKFIDPKKCTGGNRLYSVQIMGLLFFYFFNTIGGEIIIKTYLRSYSIDKLNFSGDDGSILNTAFAISYTLSRLAGLITSRYVPVRILVVLESFGLVVTTVLLEIFARNSKQALWILSIFLGMFVSPLYPSGMGWGNYFINLTGTAIAFIVTSSAFGAMVYGWLLGYLYQNYGYEMFLHQTLACGGMVFFCTILMAVVTHGSKGRYNKSNTDLKEESDE; encoded by the exons ATGAATGACATGGAAATGAGGCATACAAAAGACAATTTGGAGTCACAAGAATATACCCAAAGAGAAAAGACAGTCAAAACTTTATTTCTGATATGTTCAATGTTTGCATTG GGTCTAGAACAAGAACTAACTGGTACAACTTTAAAAGATCTGATTATTCTAACTAATTCAAACTATGAAGTAATGGCACGTGCGATGGTTGGGTCTAGTGTAGGCTATATTATATTAGCAGTTTTAGGTGGGCCGTTGGTAGATAGATTTGGCGGATACTGTGACCTAATGGTTGCTTTATGCTTATCTGTATCTGCATTGGCTACACTACTTACTCCGTATACACCCTTGTTTGGGGTACTGTGGGCGTTATTTTGTGTTAGGGGCATGTGCGCAGGTTTACAAAATATAG ctggTCAAACCATTTTAATTGGTCTGTGGAAAGAAAAAGCAACAGGACCGTTACATGTTCTACATTTTGGATATGGGATCGGAGCAATTATAGTGCCATTGATACTCAATCCCTTTCTAGCAGTCTTGTCACCTGATAGTACAAATGAAACGTCGTCTATTGGACAGATTCTAAATGTTACAGATCAACATATCCCATtgaaaaatgacaatgaaacaaTTAGTCAGTATTTGAAAGTCTCGAGAATTAAAACCGGCTACCTTATTGTTGCAATCATTGTTGCATCAGTAGctactgtttttgttttctatcaattcTGTTATAGACGGATAATACATGTGTCAATCAAAACAGTCaaaggaaaaatcaaaatcCGAGAATTAGCTAAATTTATTGATCCAAAGAAATGTACCGGTGGAAATCGTTTGTACAGTGTACAAATAATGGGACTgttattcttttatttcttcaatACTATTGGAGGAGAGATAATCATTAAAACGTATCTCAGAAGTTATTCCATAGATAAACTGAATTTTTCGGGAGACGATGGGTCAATTCTGAACACTGCTTTTGCCATAAGTTATACACTATCTAGACTGGCAGGATTAATAACCAGTAGATATGTACCAGTACGTATTTTAGTCGTACTCGAATCCTTCGGTTTAGTGGTAACAACAGTACTGTTAGAGATATTCGCTCGAAACAGTAAGCAGGCGTTGTGGATTTTAAGCATATTCCTGGGCATGTTTGTATCTCCTTTATATCCCAGTGGAATGGGATGGGGAAACTACTTTATCAATTTAACAGGAACGGCAATCGCTTTTATCGTAACCAGTTCTGCATTTGGTGCAATGGTGTATGGATGGTTGCTTGGATATTTATATCAGAATTATGGATACGAAATGTTTCT